From the Flavobacterium gyeonganense genome, the window CAAAAACCGCTATTGGGTGCAAATTGCCCGTTTTGCAACACGGACATTTGGGCAAAAATGTTTTTTTTGCTACTTTTTCCAAGACCTTTACTTGGAGTTTTGCTTGCAAAAGCTTTAGCTTCCCACGCTTCCAAGTGCTGCTCAAAAAGCCATAATGACGAATCTTGACAAAGCGTTTGGGCAAAATATGCAACGAAAACCGACGGATAAACTCGCCGTGGGTCAATGTCATTTGCTTTTTGACTCCCGCCACTCGGTAATCCTTGTAATCGAAAGTCACGTTTTCGTTGTCAATGCTTTTGATTCGGTGGTTGCTGATGGCGATTTTATGGGTATATCTCCCCAGATACTCCACCACCGAATTGGGACTTCCAAAAGGCTTTTTGGTAAAAACTACCCAAGGCTTCTGCCATAAATGCTGCCGGATTTGCTCGTATTTTATGGGCTCTTTTGCTTTGAGTTTCTGGCAATATTTTGCCCTAAACACTTTCGATAAAGCTTTTACGGGAAACAAGAATTTGCCGTCCGTTCGGCTGTTTTTCCACTGTCCGTCTTTATCGATTCCTCCGCCAGGCACAATACAATGCAGGTGCGGATGAAGGCTCAACTGCTGTCCCCAGGTGTGCAAAACAGCAATCATTCCCAGTTGTATTTCTTTGGCTTTGCCAAATTTTTGAAGCGTTTCCCAAGTCGCTTCAAACAGGGTGTCATACACCATTTTTGGCTGATGCATTGCCAAGGAATTAATGCTGTCGGGCAAGGTAAAAACCACGTGGAAGTATGGCACTGGCAAGAGTTCTGTACTTCGGGCTTCCATCCAATCCTCTCGCTTGTTACCCTGACATTTGGGACAATGTCTGTTCCTGCAAGAGTTGTAACTAATGGTCAGATTTCCACATTCATCACACCCATCGATATGACCGCCCAAATCGGCCGTTCGACATTTTTTGATGGCAGAAAGCGTGTGCAGTTGCCAAGTATTCAAGCCGTAGTTTTCGATTTTTGAGGCAATATTTCGCAGTACATCGGCTACTTCCGGTGGCATTTCTCGAAAAGGGTATCCAGTGGACTAAAGATGCGTTGGCTCTCGAGTTGGGCAATCTGTAAATACTCCAAAGTGGTTTCTAGGTTTTGGTGTCCTAAAAGGTC encodes:
- a CDS encoding IS91 family transposase, which codes for MPPEVADVLRNIASKIENYGLNTWQLHTLSAIKKCRTADLGGHIDGCDECGNLTISYNSCRNRHCPKCQGNKREDWMEARSTELLPVPYFHVVFTLPDSINSLAMHQPKMVYDTLFEATWETLQKFGKAKEIQLGMIAVLHTWGQQLSLHPHLHCIVPGGGIDKDGQWKNSRTDGKFLFPVKALSKVFRAKYCQKLKAKEPIKYEQIRQHLWQKPWVVFTKKPFGSPNSVVEYLGRYTHKIAISNHRIKSIDNENVTFDYKDYRVAGVKKQMTLTHGEFIRRFSLHILPKRFVKIRHYGFLSSTWKRGKLKLLQAKLQVKVLEKVAKKTFLPKCPCCKTGNLHPIAVFDQRGPPAWYLGGCQNPIPRES